From the genome of Streptomyces sp. NBC_00659, one region includes:
- a CDS encoding FG-GAP-like repeat-containing protein → MSSRKLRLPVAAAAAVVLSATGAAPVVASPGNASSGAPIAAAPGSARADFDGDGYPDVAIGAPGGTVNGRAGAGYFTVVYGMGQGPDGVKRQVISQNRYGIPGTAEAGDRFGSDLTAADLDGDGYTDLVVGSPGEDVGGARDVGRRTVLWGSVGGLVAAAVVGEGRAATRAGDFDGDGHLDLATAYETRYGPISRTGVPARTGPLVDLDVRVYAMAAGDVDGDGRTDLVVSSGSWDSDDGGTVPPPRLQLLRGTKDGLVAGPLIAAADTVSADSIALGDVDHDGHQDVVFGRSTATGGGLVGVVRGTADGFAARATLIGQDTPGVPGTGESGDRFGTDVSVGDVTGDGYADVVAGLPGEDHAGRTDAGTFAVLRGSRTGLSGSAVQVFSQNTAGVPGTAESGDAFGGRTAVVGGHVVVSAPKENAGSGGVWVFAGTASGITATGSVSYGPHTLAAPESGAQLGAAFQR, encoded by the coding sequence TTGTCCTCACGAAAGCTCCGCCTGCCGGTGGCCGCAGCGGCCGCCGTCGTCCTGTCCGCCACGGGCGCCGCCCCCGTCGTGGCCTCCCCGGGGAACGCGTCCTCGGGTGCCCCCATCGCCGCCGCACCCGGGTCGGCGCGGGCCGACTTCGACGGTGACGGATACCCCGACGTGGCGATCGGCGCCCCCGGCGGCACCGTCAACGGGCGGGCCGGCGCGGGATACTTCACCGTCGTCTACGGCATGGGCCAGGGCCCCGACGGCGTCAAGCGCCAGGTGATCAGCCAGAACCGCTACGGAATCCCCGGTACGGCGGAGGCCGGTGACCGCTTCGGCAGCGACCTCACCGCGGCGGACCTGGACGGTGACGGTTACACCGACCTCGTCGTCGGATCTCCCGGCGAGGACGTCGGCGGCGCCCGTGACGTCGGACGGCGGACCGTGCTGTGGGGCAGCGTGGGCGGGCTCGTCGCCGCCGCCGTCGTCGGCGAGGGACGGGCGGCGACCCGGGCCGGTGACTTCGACGGGGACGGCCACCTGGACCTCGCGACGGCGTACGAGACGCGGTACGGGCCCATCAGCCGTACCGGTGTCCCGGCCCGCACCGGCCCCCTCGTGGACCTGGACGTCCGTGTCTACGCGATGGCGGCGGGCGACGTGGACGGCGACGGCAGGACCGACCTCGTCGTCAGCAGCGGATCGTGGGACTCCGACGACGGAGGTACGGTCCCGCCGCCCCGCCTGCAACTGCTGCGGGGTACCAAGGACGGCCTCGTGGCGGGCCCGCTCATCGCCGCCGCCGACACCGTGTCCGCGGACAGCATCGCCCTCGGGGACGTCGACCACGACGGACACCAGGACGTCGTCTTCGGCCGCAGTACCGCCACCGGCGGCGGGCTCGTCGGCGTGGTGCGGGGCACGGCGGACGGATTCGCGGCGCGGGCCACCCTGATCGGTCAGGACACTCCAGGAGTCCCCGGCACGGGGGAGAGCGGCGACCGCTTCGGCACCGACGTCTCCGTCGGCGATGTCACCGGTGACGGATACGCCGACGTCGTCGCCGGGCTGCCCGGCGAGGACCACGCCGGACGGACCGACGCCGGCACCTTCGCCGTCCTGCGCGGGAGCCGGACAGGCCTTTCGGGCAGCGCGGTCCAGGTCTTCAGCCAGAACACGGCCGGGGTGCCCGGCACGGCGGAGAGCGGCGACGCGTTCGGCGGCCGCACCGCCGTCGTCGGCGGCCACGTGGTCGTGTCGGCACCGAAGGAGAACGCCGGTTCCGGGGGCGTCTGGGTCTTCGCGGGTACGGCCTCGGGCATCACCGCGACCGGATCGGTGAGTTACGGGCCGCACACCCTCGCCGCGCCCGAGAGCGGCGCACAGCTGGGGGCCGCCTTCCAGCGCTGA
- a CDS encoding winged helix-turn-helix transcriptional regulator has translation MSQYEHTCMIRGDGGRTIRTVLDRICDKWTLLIVTTLERGRLRFTDLQRQIPGISQRMLTLTLRNLERDGLVSRTVHAEVPPRVEYALTPTGESLIPPALALAGWAIEHIGEIEASRAAYGDGAG, from the coding sequence GTGTCGCAGTACGAGCACACCTGCATGATCCGCGGAGACGGCGGTCGGACGATCCGCACCGTCCTCGACCGGATCTGCGACAAGTGGACGCTGCTGATCGTGACGACCCTCGAACGGGGCCGGCTCCGCTTCACGGATCTGCAGCGGCAGATTCCCGGCATCTCCCAGCGGATGCTGACGCTGACTCTGCGGAACCTGGAGCGCGACGGCCTGGTGTCGAGGACGGTGCACGCGGAGGTCCCGCCCCGCGTCGAGTACGCGCTGACCCCCACCGGAGAGAGCCTCATTCCGCCGGCCCTCGCGCTGGCCGGCTGGGCGATCGAGCACATCGGCGAGATCGAGGCCAGCAGAGCCGCTTACGGGGACGGGGCGGGGTGA
- the gap gene encoding type I glyceraldehyde-3-phosphate dehydrogenase: MTRIAINGFGRIGRNVLRALLERDTDLEVVAVNDLTEPAALARLLAYDSTSGRLGRPVTVDGDTLVVDGKRIKVLAERDPAQLPWAELAVDVVLEATGRFTSAKAAGAHLDAGARKVLVSAPAEGADVTLAFGVNNDAYDPALHTIVSNASCTTNALAPLAAVLDDLAGIEHGFMTTVHAYTQEQNLQDGPHRDARRARAAAVNIVPTTTGAAKAIGLVLPNLEGKLSGDSIRVPVPVGSIVELNTTVARDVTRDEVLAAYRAAAEGPLAGVLEYSEDALVSSDITGNPASSIFDSALTRVDGRHIKVVAWYDNEWGFSNRVIDTLGLLTAG; the protein is encoded by the coding sequence ATGACTCGTATCGCCATCAATGGATTTGGCCGCATCGGACGCAACGTTCTGCGCGCGTTGCTGGAACGCGACACGGACCTGGAAGTCGTCGCGGTGAACGATCTGACGGAACCCGCCGCCCTCGCGCGGCTGCTCGCCTACGACTCGACGTCCGGCCGGCTCGGCCGCCCGGTGACCGTCGACGGGGACACCCTTGTCGTGGACGGCAAGCGCATCAAGGTGCTGGCCGAGCGTGATCCGGCGCAGCTGCCCTGGGCCGAGCTCGCCGTCGACGTCGTCCTGGAGGCCACCGGTCGTTTCACCTCGGCCAAGGCGGCCGGGGCGCACCTCGACGCCGGTGCGAGGAAGGTGCTCGTCAGCGCGCCGGCCGAGGGCGCCGATGTGACGCTCGCGTTCGGTGTCAACAACGACGCCTACGACCCGGCCCTGCACACGATCGTCTCGAACGCGTCGTGCACGACCAACGCGCTCGCCCCGCTGGCCGCCGTGCTCGACGATCTCGCCGGCATCGAGCACGGCTTCATGACGACGGTGCACGCGTACACCCAGGAGCAGAACCTTCAGGACGGTCCGCACCGCGACGCCCGGCGGGCCCGTGCCGCCGCCGTCAACATCGTGCCGACCACGACCGGTGCCGCCAAGGCGATCGGCCTGGTGCTGCCGAACCTCGAAGGCAAGCTGTCGGGCGACTCGATCCGGGTGCCGGTGCCGGTGGGCTCGATCGTCGAGCTCAACACCACCGTGGCCCGCGACGTGACACGCGACGAGGTCCTCGCGGCCTACCGTGCCGCGGCCGAGGGCCCGCTCGCCGGCGTCCTCGAATACTCGGAGGACGCGCTCGTCTCGTCCGACATCACGGGCAACCCGGCCTCGTCGATCTTCGACTCGGCTCTCACCCGCGTCGACGGCCGCCACATCAAGGTGGTCGCCTGGTACGACAACGAGTGGGGCTTCTCCAACCGTGTCATCGACACACTCGGGCTTCTCACGGCCGGCTGA
- a CDS encoding DoxX family protein: MNVAYWIVAALLAAFYLYAGGIKVLQSQEQLRPMMGWVDRVPMPVVRLIGTLEVLGAAGLILPPLTGIAPWLAVAAATGLVLIQVGGISLHLSRGEARLIGLNIALLAAAAAAVWLGTTWL, from the coding sequence ATGAACGTCGCCTACTGGATCGTCGCAGCGCTGCTGGCGGCCTTCTACCTCTATGCCGGAGGCATCAAGGTCCTGCAGAGCCAGGAGCAGTTGCGGCCGATGATGGGATGGGTCGACCGCGTGCCCATGCCGGTGGTGAGGCTCATCGGGACGTTGGAGGTCCTCGGCGCGGCGGGCCTGATCCTGCCGCCGCTCACCGGGATCGCGCCCTGGCTCGCCGTCGCCGCCGCGACGGGTCTCGTCCTGATCCAGGTGGGCGGGATATCCCTCCACCTCTCGCGCGGCGAGGCACGGCTGATCGGACTCAACATCGCCCTGCTGGCCGCCGCGGCGGCGGCCGTCTGGCTCGGGACCACCTGGCTCTGA
- a CDS encoding TetR/AcrR family transcriptional regulator, whose product MGSQQRVRRSQEERSRTTTNELLSAARKLFARDGYTATSLDAICEEIGASKGALYHHFKNKRDLFRAVYEAEENRLSSAIAQTFTLHEDPWDGLYEGMREFLVMSMEPSTQRITLIDAPGALGWAEMRAIRSDCRRMIAYGLGQLLGRDRSRAEVTAVASMVHGAACESAVALAHADGDADELLEATLRQFRRLFSSVASSTDKA is encoded by the coding sequence ATGGGCAGTCAGCAGCGAGTGCGCCGATCGCAGGAAGAGCGTTCGCGGACGACGACGAACGAACTCCTCTCCGCCGCTCGTAAGCTCTTCGCCAGGGACGGGTACACCGCTACCTCGCTCGATGCGATCTGCGAGGAGATCGGGGCGAGCAAGGGCGCGCTCTACCACCACTTCAAGAACAAGCGAGACCTGTTCCGCGCCGTCTACGAGGCGGAGGAGAACCGGCTGTCGAGCGCGATCGCGCAGACGTTCACCCTCCACGAGGACCCCTGGGACGGTCTGTACGAGGGCATGCGTGAATTCCTGGTCATGTCGATGGAGCCGAGCACGCAGCGCATCACCCTCATCGACGCGCCGGGGGCCTTGGGCTGGGCGGAGATGCGGGCGATCCGCTCGGACTGCCGGCGCATGATCGCCTACGGTCTCGGTCAGCTCCTCGGCAGGGACCGTTCCCGCGCCGAAGTGACCGCCGTCGCCTCCATGGTGCACGGTGCCGCCTGCGAGAGCGCGGTCGCGCTGGCCCACGCCGACGGTGACGCGGACGAACTGCTCGAAGCCACGCTGCGCCAGTTCCGCCGGCTCTTCTCTTCCGTCGCCTCTTCCACCGACAAGGCCTGA
- a CDS encoding GlxA family transcriptional regulator — protein MPASPLHRVAVLVLEGAKPLDVGIAAQVFTTRASMPYEVRVCGAEPGLVTGGDGLSYHVAHGLEQLAWAELVFVPGYRSPDREDPPPAVVDALIEAHERGARLAAISTGAFALAATGLLDGRRATTHWHYTRALAAKHPLINVDENVLFVDEGSVLTSAGAASGIDLCLHILRGDLGVAASNHAARRLVAAPYRSGGQAQYVPRSVPEPLGERFAATREWALHRLGEPLSLETLAQHAAVSPRTFSRRFAQDTGYTPMQWVMRARIDMARELLERSQWSVEQIAAGVGLGTGANLRLHFHRILGTSPSEYRRTFTQGE, from the coding sequence GTGCCGGCATCCCCCTTGCATCGCGTCGCCGTTCTCGTCCTCGAGGGTGCCAAACCACTCGATGTCGGTATTGCCGCGCAGGTGTTCACAACCAGGGCGAGCATGCCGTACGAGGTGAGGGTGTGCGGCGCGGAACCCGGCCTCGTGACCGGCGGCGACGGACTGTCGTACCACGTCGCCCACGGGCTCGAACAACTCGCGTGGGCCGAACTCGTCTTTGTCCCCGGCTACCGGTCCCCGGACCGCGAGGACCCGCCGCCCGCCGTCGTCGACGCGCTGATCGAGGCCCATGAGAGGGGCGCCCGCCTCGCGGCCATCTCGACGGGCGCGTTCGCGCTCGCCGCCACCGGGCTGCTCGACGGCAGGCGGGCCACGACGCACTGGCACTACACACGGGCGCTCGCGGCGAAACACCCACTCATCAACGTCGACGAGAACGTCCTGTTCGTCGACGAGGGGAGTGTGCTCACGTCGGCCGGCGCCGCCTCCGGGATCGACCTGTGCCTCCACATCCTGCGCGGCGACCTCGGAGTGGCCGCGTCGAACCACGCGGCCCGCCGACTGGTCGCGGCCCCCTACCGCAGCGGCGGCCAGGCACAGTACGTCCCGCGCAGCGTCCCCGAACCGCTGGGGGAACGGTTCGCCGCCACCCGCGAATGGGCACTGCACCGGCTCGGCGAACCCCTTTCCCTGGAGACACTCGCCCAGCACGCGGCCGTCTCGCCGCGCACCTTCTCGCGGCGCTTCGCGCAGGACACCGGGTACACGCCGATGCAATGGGTCATGCGGGCCCGCATCGACATGGCCCGCGAACTCCTGGAGCGTTCGCAATGGAGTGTCGAGCAGATCGCCGCGGGCGTGGGCCTCGGCACCGGAGCCAACCTGCGGCTGCACTTCCACCGGATCCTCGGCACCTCCCCGAGCGAGTACCGGCGCACCTTCACCCAGGGCGAATAG
- a CDS encoding antibiotic biosynthesis monooxygenase family protein encodes MSVVKINVLTVPAEQRETLEKRFASRAGAVESSDGFEWFELLRPVEGTDDYLVYTRWRDEASFQAWMEGPMKAAHQGGGDRPKPAASGSSVWSFEVVQQAAPKNA; translated from the coding sequence ATGAGCGTAGTCAAGATCAACGTGCTGACCGTCCCGGCCGAACAGCGGGAAACCCTCGAGAAGCGCTTCGCCTCGCGCGCCGGCGCCGTGGAGAGCTCCGACGGCTTCGAGTGGTTCGAGCTTCTCCGCCCCGTCGAGGGCACCGACGACTACCTGGTGTACACGCGCTGGCGTGACGAGGCATCGTTCCAGGCGTGGATGGAGGGTCCCATGAAGGCGGCCCACCAGGGCGGCGGCGACCGTCCGAAGCCCGCCGCGAGCGGGTCCTCGGTCTGGTCGTTCGAGGTCGTGCAGCAGGCGGCGCCCAAGAACGCCTGA
- a CDS encoding bifunctional glycosyltransferase family 2/GtrA family protein, with the protein MDRLPVRLPLPADHTEPVLDVVVPVFNEETDLEPSVRRLHAHLRETFPYPFRITVADNASTDATPRIAARLAADLPEATWIRLDEKGRGRALRAAWSGSNAPVLAYLDVDLSTELNALLPLVAPLISGHSDIAIGTRLARGSRVTRGPRREIISRCYNALLRSALAVGFSDAQCGFKAVRRDVAERLLPLVEDSGWFFDTELLVIAERAGLRIHEVPVDWVDDPDSRVDLLSTAVADLRGIARIGRALARGTLPMARLGRASESAPRTSLTAQLLRFGAVGAVSTIGYVLLYAALRPVTGPQAANAWALLVCAVANTAANRRLTFGLHGRGGALRHQAKGLAVFGLGLALTSGSLAALHHWTHTPGRSAEIVVLVTANLAATLLRFLLLRTWVFAAAQGDGTGNGPR; encoded by the coding sequence GTGGACCGCCTGCCCGTCCGGCTTCCCTTGCCGGCGGACCACACCGAACCCGTTCTCGACGTGGTCGTCCCCGTGTTCAACGAGGAGACCGACCTGGAACCGAGCGTGCGTCGCCTGCACGCCCACCTGCGCGAGACGTTCCCGTACCCGTTCCGCATCACCGTCGCCGACAACGCGAGCACCGACGCCACCCCGCGGATAGCCGCCCGGCTGGCCGCCGACCTGCCCGAGGCGACGTGGATACGGCTCGACGAGAAGGGGCGCGGCCGGGCTCTGCGCGCCGCGTGGTCGGGCTCGAACGCGCCGGTGCTCGCCTATCTGGACGTCGACCTGTCCACCGAGCTGAACGCGCTCCTGCCGCTCGTCGCCCCGCTGATATCCGGGCACTCCGACATCGCCATCGGCACCCGGCTGGCCCGCGGCTCCCGGGTGACACGCGGCCCCCGCCGAGAGATCATCTCCCGTTGCTACAACGCCCTGTTGCGCTCCGCCCTCGCCGTCGGCTTCTCCGACGCGCAGTGCGGCTTCAAGGCCGTCCGCCGCGATGTCGCCGAGCGCCTGCTGCCGCTGGTGGAGGACTCGGGCTGGTTCTTCGACACCGAGCTGCTGGTGATCGCCGAGCGCGCCGGGCTGCGGATCCACGAGGTACCCGTCGACTGGGTGGACGACCCCGACAGCCGGGTCGATCTGCTGTCGACCGCCGTCGCCGACCTGCGGGGCATCGCGAGGATCGGCCGTGCGCTGGCCCGTGGCACGCTGCCCATGGCGCGGCTCGGGCGCGCCTCCGAGAGCGCGCCCCGGACCTCCCTGACGGCTCAGCTGCTGCGGTTCGGCGCCGTGGGCGCGGTCAGCACGATCGGGTACGTCCTCCTGTACGCGGCTCTGCGCCCGGTGACGGGCCCTCAGGCCGCCAACGCCTGGGCGCTGCTGGTCTGCGCCGTCGCCAACACGGCCGCCAACCGCAGGCTCACCTTCGGGCTGCACGGCAGGGGCGGAGCACTGCGCCACCAGGCCAAGGGGCTGGCCGTCTTCGGCCTCGGACTCGCGCTCACCAGCGGCTCACTGGCCGCGCTGCACCACTGGACGCACACACCAGGACGCTCCGCCGAGATCGTGGTCCTCGTCACCGCCAACCTGGCGGCGACACTGCTGCGGTTCCTGCTCCTGCGCACCTGGGTGTTCGCCGCCGCCCAGGGCGACGGCACGGGAAACGGTCCACGATGA
- a CDS encoding TetR/AcrR family transcriptional regulator yields MPTSTWTRLSPVRRERVLVAAMDEFGTHGYSTGSLNVIAREAGVAKGSLFQYFEGKLDLFAYVAEQTSLRVYAAMRPWLDGYDGSTEFSRHLTDALEAWFDYFAGHPLERGVTAATNMELDPAVRNAVRAPVQDMYLAGLRPLVERAVETGDLRKGADVDALLSLLLVLLPHLALAAHTLGLEGPVRLAGEHPEVRRANIARLIGPVLADFVPKGP; encoded by the coding sequence ATGCCCACTTCCACCTGGACCCGGCTGTCACCCGTGCGGCGCGAACGGGTCCTGGTCGCCGCGATGGACGAGTTCGGCACCCACGGCTACTCCACCGGAAGCCTCAATGTCATCGCCCGCGAGGCCGGTGTGGCCAAGGGCTCGCTGTTCCAGTACTTCGAGGGCAAGCTCGACCTGTTCGCCTACGTGGCCGAGCAGACCTCCCTGCGCGTCTACGCCGCCATGCGGCCCTGGCTCGACGGATACGACGGCTCCACGGAGTTCTCCCGCCATCTCACCGACGCCCTGGAGGCGTGGTTCGACTACTTCGCCGGCCACCCGCTGGAACGAGGGGTCACCGCGGCCACCAACATGGAACTCGACCCGGCCGTCCGCAACGCCGTACGCGCCCCGGTGCAGGACATGTACCTCGCCGGTCTGCGCCCCCTGGTCGAGCGGGCGGTCGAGACCGGCGACCTGCGCAAGGGGGCCGACGTCGACGCCCTGCTGTCCCTGCTGCTCGTCCTGTTGCCGCACCTCGCGCTCGCGGCCCACACCCTGGGCCTCGAAGGACCGGTGCGCCTCGCGGGCGAACACCCGGAAGTCCGCCGGGCGAACATCGCCCGCCTGATCGGCCCGGTCCTCGCCGACTTCGTACCGAAGGGGCCCTGA
- a CDS encoding SigE family RNA polymerase sigma factor has translation MEQTRAEGTDGFDGFVAARWSALFHLARLLCAGDRHRAEDLLQEALVKLWFAWPKVADEAPEAYVRKILARAAARSARRRWWGERPVEALPDVAHTGDESAAVVERSRLEAALAQLPPRQRAAVVLRYYQDLPEKQVAEVLGCPLGTARSHASRGVARLRQILADVIEPVG, from the coding sequence ATGGAACAGACAAGAGCCGAAGGGACCGACGGCTTCGACGGCTTCGTCGCGGCCCGTTGGTCGGCGTTGTTCCACCTCGCGCGCCTGCTCTGCGCCGGCGACCGGCACCGCGCCGAGGATCTGCTCCAGGAGGCCCTGGTCAAACTCTGGTTCGCCTGGCCGAAGGTGGCCGACGAGGCACCCGAGGCGTACGTACGGAAAATCCTGGCCCGCGCCGCCGCCCGCTCCGCACGGCGGCGGTGGTGGGGCGAACGCCCCGTGGAGGCACTGCCGGACGTCGCGCACACCGGCGACGAGTCCGCCGCCGTGGTGGAGCGCTCGCGCCTCGAAGCGGCCCTCGCCCAACTGCCGCCCCGGCAACGGGCGGCCGTAGTGCTGCGCTACTACCAGGACCTGCCCGAGAAACAGGTCGCGGAGGTCCTGGGCTGCCCGCTGGGCACCGCCCGTTCCCACGCGTCACGCGGTGTGGCGCGACTGCGCCAGATCCTGGCGGATGTCATCGAGCCGGTGGGGTGA
- a CDS encoding amidase domain-containing protein codes for MKSRKLSRKRQRATIVTAAAASVVAGAALLPNWSAGAASVNADPKVDAATKATFQRLADAVFTDRTDALVGDDGTKQKTSRFSGEVRLSSAQSRAEKSALTKLESRKARLAELGEKYRSANTTVSLDRTRVKGSHATVDVTETTTLAYDKATGTEPKTTGFEAHHTLTFKADHDGDWQLTSVRDTDDGVAVNQVEATTFVATPMTGDSTPPSATRAAITKPAPAKPKNFSATGYDYKAMAAYAAKYWKTYNPAYPDFNGEGAGGDCTNFVSQSLKAGGWKHVPGYVYDFHKWFGNADIQSDSFVGVNEFSWFALSSKRTTSLANVYQADIGDVVQMDFNKDGSKDHTMIVTYRSPQGVPYLSYHSTNTYNRSLASIIASYPNAAYYAYRT; via the coding sequence TTGAAATCAAGGAAACTGAGCCGTAAGCGGCAACGCGCAACCATAGTCACCGCGGCGGCCGCCTCGGTCGTCGCCGGCGCGGCCCTGCTGCCCAACTGGTCGGCGGGCGCTGCGAGTGTCAACGCCGACCCCAAGGTGGACGCGGCCACGAAGGCGACCTTCCAGCGCCTGGCGGACGCGGTCTTCACCGACCGCACCGACGCCCTGGTGGGCGACGACGGAACGAAGCAGAAGACGTCCCGGTTCTCCGGCGAGGTCCGTCTGTCCTCGGCCCAGTCGCGTGCCGAGAAGTCCGCGCTGACGAAGCTGGAGAGCCGCAAGGCCCGTCTGGCGGAGCTCGGCGAGAAGTACCGTTCGGCCAACACCACGGTGTCGCTGGACCGTACGCGGGTGAAGGGCAGTCACGCCACGGTCGACGTCACCGAGACGACGACGCTGGCCTACGACAAGGCCACGGGCACCGAGCCGAAGACCACCGGCTTCGAGGCGCACCACACGCTGACGTTCAAGGCCGACCACGACGGCGACTGGCAGCTCACGAGCGTCCGTGACACGGACGACGGGGTCGCGGTCAACCAGGTCGAGGCCACGACGTTCGTCGCCACGCCCATGACCGGTGACAGCACGCCGCCCTCGGCGACCCGTGCAGCCATCACGAAGCCGGCGCCGGCCAAGCCGAAGAACTTCTCGGCCACCGGCTACGACTACAAGGCCATGGCCGCGTACGCCGCGAAGTACTGGAAGACCTACAACCCGGCGTACCCGGACTTCAACGGGGAGGGCGCCGGCGGGGACTGCACGAACTTCGTCAGCCAGTCCCTGAAGGCGGGCGGCTGGAAGCACGTTCCCGGTTACGTGTACGACTTCCACAAGTGGTTCGGCAACGCCGACATCCAGTCGGACTCGTTCGTCGGTGTCAACGAGTTCTCGTGGTTCGCGCTGTCCTCGAAGCGGACCACCAGCCTCGCGAACGTCTATCAGGCCGACATCGGTGACGTCGTCCAGATGGACTTCAACAAGGACGGGTCCAAGGACCACACGATGATCGTCACGTACCGCAGCCCGCAGGGTGTGCCGTACCTGTCGTACCACTCCACCAACACCTACAACCGGTCGTTGGCGAGCATCATCGCGTCGTACCCGAACGCCGCGTACTACGCCTACCGCACCTGA
- a CDS encoding NAD(P)-binding domain-containing protein — MDRVCVIGAGSSGIAACQVLAERGIAYDCYETGSEVGGNWRYLNDNGMSSAYRSLHINTSRQIMEYASFPMPEDCPVYPSHFHIARYFDSFVDHFGLRTSIAFRTEVVRAEPLPGGKWGVTTRQLDSGETAERVYDAVLVANGHHWKARWPRPSLPGAEEFTGSQTHSHDYRTPEPFADKRVLVLGIGNSACDIAVETSRVSRRTVLAMRRGAHILPKYLFGVPTDHLTGSWLSRAPLSVQEQGLRLLLRLSRGRLKDYGLPTPRHRVLGAHPTISDDLLSRLGHGDLTVRPAPVRLEGDRVTFEDGSEEVIDAIVYCTGYDIAFPFLEDEVIDPSDNDIELYHRVVAPDRPGLYFIGLVQPLGAIMPLAEAQAHWVADLLQGRCALPGPERMRQETGAYRARLAHRYVTSTRHTIQVDAQAYLRELRTERRRGTARVRRGTTGR; from the coding sequence ATGGACAGGGTCTGTGTGATCGGGGCGGGCTCGTCCGGGATCGCCGCCTGCCAGGTGCTGGCGGAGCGCGGGATCGCGTACGACTGCTACGAGACCGGCTCCGAGGTCGGCGGCAACTGGCGTTATCTGAACGACAACGGGATGTCGTCCGCGTACCGCTCGCTGCACATCAACACCTCGCGCCAGATCATGGAGTACGCGAGCTTCCCCATGCCGGAGGACTGTCCGGTCTATCCCAGCCACTTCCACATCGCCCGGTACTTCGACAGCTTCGTGGACCACTTCGGGCTGCGGACGTCGATCGCGTTCCGCACCGAGGTGGTGCGCGCCGAACCCCTGCCCGGCGGAAAGTGGGGCGTCACGACCCGCCAACTGGACTCGGGTGAGACCGCCGAACGGGTCTACGATGCCGTCCTCGTCGCCAACGGGCATCACTGGAAGGCCCGTTGGCCCCGGCCGTCCCTTCCGGGAGCCGAGGAGTTCACCGGCTCGCAGACGCACTCGCACGACTACCGGACACCGGAGCCCTTCGCCGACAAACGCGTCCTCGTCCTCGGCATCGGCAACTCGGCCTGCGACATCGCGGTGGAGACCTCACGGGTGTCCCGGCGCACGGTCCTCGCCATGCGCCGCGGTGCGCACATCCTGCCCAAGTACCTCTTCGGCGTGCCCACCGACCATCTCACCGGCTCCTGGCTGTCACGGGCCCCGCTGTCCGTTCAGGAACAAGGCCTGCGGCTTCTGCTGCGGCTCAGCCGGGGCCGGCTGAAGGACTACGGGCTGCCGACGCCCCGGCACCGCGTGCTGGGCGCCCATCCGACCATCTCCGACGACCTGCTCTCGCGCCTCGGCCACGGCGACCTCACCGTGAGACCCGCTCCCGTGCGGCTGGAGGGCGACCGGGTGACGTTCGAGGACGGAAGCGAGGAGGTGATCGACGCGATCGTCTACTGCACGGGCTACGACATCGCGTTCCCGTTCCTCGAGGACGAGGTGATCGATCCGTCCGACAACGACATCGAGCTCTACCACCGGGTGGTCGCGCCGGACCGTCCCGGCCTCTACTTCATCGGACTGGTCCAGCCCCTCGGCGCGATCATGCCGCTCGCGGAGGCGCAGGCGCACTGGGTGGCCGATCTCCTCCAGGGCCGCTGCGCGCTGCCCGGACCCGAGCGGATGCGCCAGGAGACCGGCGCGTACCGCGCGAGGCTGGCACACCGCTACGTCACCTCGACCCGGCACACCATCCAGGTGGACGCGCAGGCCTATCTCCGGGAACTGCGGACGGAACGGCGCAGGGGCACGGCCCGGGTTCGGCGGGGTACCACCGGCCGCTGA